The sequence CGCGTCCGGGGGCCTCGGGCGGGTAGTTCGCCGGTTTGACGATCGGCGCGTCGCTTTCCAGCGACGAGATGACTTCCCGCCGCTTGTAAATGTGGTCGCCGAGCGTGATGCAATGAACGCCGGCGTCGAACAGCTCGCGGCAAATGGCCGGGGTGATGCCCGAGCCGGCCGCGGCGTTCTCGCCGTTGGCGATCACCAGGTCAAGCTGCTCGCGCTCGACCACCCAACGCAAAGCCCGGGCGATGATTCGCCGCCCCGGCTTGCCAACCACGTCGCCGATTAACAGGATGCGCATGGGAAAGTCCAGAAGTTGCTGGTTGCTAGCTGCTGGTTGCTAGTGAAATGCCAGCAGAACGTCTTCCGACTTCTTACTAGCAACTAGCAACCCGCAACTTCATCACTTCGCCGAATCCGAGAACCGCGACTCGCGCAACACGGTGACCTTGATCTCACCGGGGTATGTGAGTTGCTCTTCAAACGCGCGGGCGATGTCGTGGCAAATCTTGGCGGCCGATGCGTCGGTCGTGTCCTTGGCGCTAGCGATCACACGCAGCTCGCGCCCCGCCTGAATGGCGAAGGCCTGTTCCACGCCGGGAAAGCCGCCGGCAATGGTTTCGAGTTCTTCCATCCGCTTGACGTAGCGTTCGAGCGACTCACGCCGCGCGCCGGGGCGCGAAGCGCTGCAGGCGTCGGCGGCGGCCACGATGACCGTGTACGGGTTGTCGATCCGCAGGTCGTCGTGATGCCCCAGCGCCGCGTGGACCACTTCGGCCTTCTCGCCATAGCGCTTCAGCAAGTCGGCGCCGATCTTGGGGTGGCCCCCTTCCTGATCGTGGTCGGCCGCCTTGCCAATGTCGTGTAGCAGCCCGCAACGGCGAGCCAGCTTGGGGTCGAGTCCCATGTCCTGGGCCAGCATCCCGGAAATGAACGCCACCTCGATCGAGTGCCGTAGCACGTTCTGGCTGTAACTGGTGCGGAAACGCAGCCGGCCCAGCAGGTGAATCACCTTTTCGTGCAAGTTGCCGACCTCGGCTTCCTCGGCCGCTTCCTGGCCCAGCTTTTGCAGGTGAGCTTCCAACTCGGTTTGCGTCTGGCCCACCACTTCCTCGATCCGGGCCGGGTGAATGCGGCCGTCTTGAATCAGCTTTTGCAGCGACAGCCGGGCCACCTCGCGACGAACCGGGTCGAAGCCGCTGACGATCACCACGCCCGGCGTGTCGTCGATGATCACATCGACGCCGGTCGCTTTTTCAAAGGCGCGGATGTTGCGCCCCTCGCGACCGATGATGCGTCCCTTCATCTCGTCGCTCGGAATGTCGATCGTGCTGGTGGTGCTTTCGGCCGTGTGGGCCGAGGCGTAGCGCTGCAGCGCGGTGATCAGAATCTCGCGCGACTTTTCCTCGGCGATTTCCTGCATCTTTCGCTCGTGTTGCAGGATGACCGTGCCCGCCTCTTCCTTCAGCTCCTGATCCAATTGCTCGAGCAGCCGCTTGGTGGCTTCCTCGCGCCCCAGGCCACTCAAACGGTGCAGCGTGTCGCGCTGGGTTTCGAGCATCCGGGCCAACTCGTCGTTACGCTTGTTGGCTTCTTCGATCTTTTCCGACAGCTTGCGCTGGGTGGCTTCGACCATCCGCTCGCGCTTGACCAGTTGCTCGTTCTGTTGTTCGAGCGTGTCTTGCCGCTTGTCGAGCATGCGGTCGCGCTCGTGCAACTCTTGCCGGGATTGCGAGAGTTCCTTGTCGCCGTCGGCCTTTTGCTGCATGGCCCGTTCTTTGTTCTGCAACTCGGCTTCCTTGCGCCGGGTCTCGATTTCGCGATCGGCCCGTTCGATCATGTCGCGCGCTTTGCGCTCGACGTCGGTGCCGCGCAGGTAGTCCAACGACTTCACGACCACCACGGTCAGCACGGCCGCCAGGCTGGCCGCGAAAAGCCCAATGTAAACCGGATTGTCCACAGCAGTGTTCCCTTCTTGCTGGCCGGGGCGCGCTGGCTTGCGTAGCCAGGCGTGCGACGGCGGGCGTCAATGCCAGCGACAGCCGACGGGACCGAAAGAGCAGCGCACCCAGGGTGCGCACGACCGGCGGAAGAGGCGTCACACCGGCCTTGCCGTGACAAGGCCCGCAACGCGCATCGGTCAATCAACAG is a genomic window of Planctomycetota bacterium containing:
- the rny gene encoding ribonuclease Y codes for the protein MGLFAASLAAVLTVVVVKSLDYLRGTDVERKARDMIERADREIETRRKEAELQNKERAMQQKADGDKELSQSRQELHERDRMLDKRQDTLEQQNEQLVKRERMVEATQRKLSEKIEEANKRNDELARMLETQRDTLHRLSGLGREEATKRLLEQLDQELKEEAGTVILQHERKMQEIAEEKSREILITALQRYASAHTAESTTSTIDIPSDEMKGRIIGREGRNIRAFEKATGVDVIIDDTPGVVIVSGFDPVRREVARLSLQKLIQDGRIHPARIEEVVGQTQTELEAHLQKLGQEAAEEAEVGNLHEKVIHLLGRLRFRTSYSQNVLRHSIEVAFISGMLAQDMGLDPKLARRCGLLHDIGKAADHDQEGGHPKIGADLLKRYGEKAEVVHAALGHHDDLRIDNPYTVIVAAADACSASRPGARRESLERYVKRMEELETIAGGFPGVEQAFAIQAGRELRVIASAKDTTDASAAKICHDIARAFEEQLTYPGEIKVTVLRESRFSDSAK